Proteins encoded by one window of Nicotiana tabacum cultivar K326 chromosome 10, ASM71507v2, whole genome shotgun sequence:
- the LOC107803494 gene encoding reticulon-like protein B8 yields MPEKITAEALLNNIVESIADGLSKQKSGSFFEEEKSSSVNAQLNRLFGRQKPVHHILGGGKSADVLLWRNKKISAGVLASATAIWVLFEWLNYNFLSLLCFALVIGLIAQFLWKNASGIMNRSPAKVPRLVLPDDLFISIAKSIGAEVNRGLRFLQDVACGSNIKQFLVVVVSLWIAAIIGSWCNFLTVLYIGFVAAHTLPVLYERYDDKVDGFVYNALERLQGHYKKLDRGILSRIPTGKFKLKKFE; encoded by the exons ATGCCTGAGAAAATTACAGCTGAGGCTCTTCTGAACAACATTGTGGAATCAATTGCTGATGGGCTGTCGAAGCAGAAGTCGGGGTCCTTCTTTGAAGAGGAGAAATCAAGCTCGGTTAATGCTCAGCTCAATAGGCTATTTGGCCGTCAAAAGCCAGTACACCATATTTTAGGTGGAGGCAAAT CTGCTGATGTGCTGTTGTGGAGAAACAAGAAAATTTCAGCTGGTGTTTTAGCAAGTGCCACAGCCATCTGGGTGCTATTTGAGTGGCTGAACTACAATTTTCTTTCACTGTTATGCTTTGCTCTTGTCATTGGTTTAATTGCTCAGTTTCTTTGGAAAAATGCCTCCGGCATAATGAACAG GTCTCCAGCTAAAGTCCCTCGTCTTGTCTTACCTGATGACCTTTTCATCAGCATTGCCAAGTCTATAGGTGCTGAAGTAAACCGTGGTTTGCGCTTCCTTCAAGATGTTGCCTGTGGGAGTAACATCAAACAATTCTTAGTG GTTGTGGTGAGCTTATGGATTGCTGCTATTATTGGAAGCTGGTGCAATTTTTTGACTGTTCTGTACATCG GCTTTGTTGCTGCGCACACGCTCCCAGTGCTGTACGAAAGATATGATGATAAAGTTGATGGCTTTGTATATAATGCCCTCGAACGGCTTCAAGGCCATTACAAAAAGCTGGATCGTGGTATCCTCAGCAGAATCCCTACGGGCAAATTCAAGCTAAAGAAGTTTGAATAG